One region of Fragaria vesca subsp. vesca linkage group LG4, FraVesHawaii_1.0, whole genome shotgun sequence genomic DNA includes:
- the LOC101309819 gene encoding carnitinyl-CoA dehydratase-like, with translation MCTLEKRGNIFFLTLTGAGDYDDDNEHRLGLPVISSLLSSLADVASQSTRGSVLITTARGKFFSNGFDLAWAQSAGPSSALHRLHQMVIAFKPVVAALLSLPMPTIAALPGHAAAAGLLLALSHDYVTMRGDRGVLYMSEVDLGLPLPDYFVAAFRAKIGSNSARRNILLRGMKVRGEEAVRMGIVESAHESAEAAVEAAVQMAEKLGERKWKGDVYAEIRMSLYPELCAVLGLAKVVPTAKL, from the coding sequence ATGTGTACTCTGGAGAAGCGCGGCAACATCTTCTTCCTAACCCTAACCGGCGCCGGCGACTACGACGACGACAACGAGCACCGCCTTGGCCTCCCCGTCATCTCCTCCCTCCTCTCCTCCCTCGCCGACGTCGCCTCCCAATCCACCCGCGGCTCCGTCCTCATCACCACCGCCCGCGGCAAGTTCTTCTCCAACGGCTTCGACCTCGCCTGGGCCCAGTCCGCCGGCCCCTCCTCCGCCCTCCACCGCCTCCACCAGATGGTCATCGCCTTCAAGCCCGTCGTCGCCGCCCTCCTCTCCCTCCCCATGCCCACCATCGCCGCCCTCCCCGGCCACGCCGCCGCCGCCGGCCTCCTCCTCGCCCTCAGCCACGACTACGTCACCATGCGCGGCGATCGCGGCGTGCTCTACATGAGCGAGGTCGACCTGGGGCTGCCGCTGCCGGACTACTTCGTGGCGGCGTTCCGGGCCAAGATCGGGTCGAACTCGGCCCGGAGGAACATCCTGCTGAGGGGGATGAAGGTGAGGGGAGAGGAAGCGGTGAGGATGGGGATCGTGGAATCGGCGCACGAGAGCGCCGAGGCGGCGGTGGAGGCGGCGGTGCAGATGGCGGAGAAGCTGGGGGAGAGGAAATGGAAAGGTGACGTGTACGCTGAGATCAGGATGAGCTTGTACCCGGAGCTATGTGCGGTGCTGGGATTGGCTAAAGTCGTCCCTACCGCAAAGCTGTGA
- the LOC101307003 gene encoding actin-related protein 9-like: MDYLKSVVPSSLFSERGSNLVVINPGSANIRIGLASQNTPLEFPHCIARYSTQVPKINVQDQMLSTQVTPAQYMEREKAYDTIATALGIPFLGEEVAKNSFPRKMGRIDGNNPQNSRKEAAFDWTDVYGKDSNSSPAVESSENRATKKEPMDPDQHEDENDEELSPSKHQYREFIFGEEALKISPKEPYTLRRPICRGHLNISQHYPMQQAFEDVLAIWDFILTEKLHIPLTERNMYSALLVLPESFDSREIKELLSIVLRDLHFSSAVVHQEGLAAAFGNGFSTGCIVSMGAQVTSVICIEDGVALPTTQKTLPFGGEDISRCLLWTQRHHQTWPQIRTDLYTKPIDLLMLNRLKESYCEIKEGKVEAVAVVHSYEDGMPAGSHKTSLTALNVPPMGLFHPTLLVPEAYPPPPRVWFLDYEDMLEDTWHMEYQRRPEMSDGLYPSMNVGYPMWDNYPVFAAKPKKEEKLGLAEAITRSILSTGRLDLQRKLFSSIQLIGGVALTRGLVPAMEERVLLAIPSTEAIDRVEVLQSRGNPAFVPWKGGAILGILDFARDGWIRRDEWIQNGVRVGKGKKYKDSQFLQAQAMYYINS; encoded by the exons ATG GACTACTTGAAATCCGTGGTGCCCTCAAGCCTCTTCTCAGAACGAGGCTCCAACCTCGTGGTCATCAACCCAG GTTCTGCAAATATCAGAATAGGCCTTGCTTCACAGAACACCCCACTTGAATTCCCTCACTGCATTGCGAGGTATTCTACCCAAGTTCCCAAGATCAATGTTCAAGACCAG ATGCTCAGTACTCAAGTTACTCCTGCACAGTACATGGAGCGCGAAAAGGCGTATGATACA ATTGCCACCGCCTTGGGGATACCGTTTCTTGGTGAAGAGGTTGCTAAGAATTCTTTCCCACGCAAG ATGGGACGTATTGATGGAAACAATCCACAGAATAGTAGAAAGGAAGCAGCATTTGACTGGACAGATGTGTATGGAAAGGACTCTAATTCATCTCCAGCAGTAG AAAGTTCAGAGAATAGAGCCACAAAGAAAGAGCCCATGGACCCTGACCAGCATGAAGATGAAAATGATGAGGAGCTCAGTCCTAGTAAACACCAATACAGAGAGTTCATTTTTGGTGAGGAAGCACTAAAAATATCTCCCAAGGAGCCATATACATTACGTCGTCCTATTTGCAGAGGCCATCTAAATATATCGCAACATTATCCCATGCAGCAG GCATTTGAGGATGTGCTTGCTATTTGGGACTTCATTTTGACGGAGAAGTTGCACATCCCTTTAACTGAAAGAAACATGTATTCTGCTCTTCTTGTCCTCCCAGAATCATTTGATAGTCGAG AAATAAAGGAATTATTGTCTATAGTCTTGCGAGACTTGCATTTCAGCTCCGCAGTGGTTCACCAG GAGGGTCTAGCTGCAGCTTTTGGGAATGGGTTCTCAACTGGATGTATTGTTAGCATGGGTGCTCAGGTGACTTCAGTTATTTGCATTGAG GATGGAGTAGCTTTACCTACCACACAGAAGACCTTACCATTTGGTGGAGAG GATATATCAAGATGCCTTCTTTGGACTCAGAGACATCATCAGACGTGGCCGCAAATTCGTACTGACTTGTACACAAAGCCTATTGATCTCTTGATGCTTAACAGACTAAAAGAATCTTATTGTGAGATTAAA GAGGGGAAAGTTGAAGCTGTTGCTGTAGTACATTCTTATGAAGATGGCATGCCAGCTGGATCTCATAAGACAAGCCTAACTGCTCTTAAT GTCCCTCCAATGGGTTTGTTCCATCCAACACTTTTGGTTCCAGAAGCATATCCACCACCACCTAGAGTTTG GTTTCTCGACTATGAGGACATGCTGGAAGATACATGGCACATGGAATATCAAAGAAGACCTGAAATGTCAGATGGACTGTATCCCAGCATGAATGTTGGGTATCCAATGTGGGACAACTACCCAGTTTTTGCAGCTAAACCAAAGAAAGAAGAGAAGCTAGGCCTTGCAGAAGCCATAACAAGGAGCATTCTTTCAACAG GACGTTTAGACCTCCAAAGAAAGTTGTTTTCCAGTATACAATTG ATTGGAGGAGTGGCTTTGACAAGGGGTCTTGTTCCTGCAATGGAGGAGAG GGTTTTACTTGCAATTCCTTCCACTGAAGCAATTGATAGGGTTGAG GTCTTACAATCAAGAGGCAATCCAGCTTTTGTACCATGGAAAGGTGGAGCG ATCCTTGGGATTCTTGACTTTGCTCGAGATGGGTGGATACGTCGTGATGAGTGGATTCAAAATGGAGTTCGCGTAGGAAAGGGCAAAAAGTACAAGGACTCCCAATTCCTTCAGGCACAGGCGATGTATTACATTAATTCATAA
- the LOC101310109 gene encoding uncharacterized protein LOC101310109, whose protein sequence is MGFFSFFGRVLFSAIFILSAWQAFNEFGTDGGLAAKELAPKFSVLKDHLSSKMGFALPDVDPIHLAGAVIALKGLGGILFVLNSNIGAFLLIIQLAFTTPLIYDFYNFSPDTPKFGVLLNDFLQQAALVGALFFFIGMKNSITKRGQVTKKKIHKTKTG, encoded by the exons ATGGGGTTCTTCTCCTTCTTCGGCCGCGTCCTCTTCTCCGCCATCTTCATCCTCTCTGCTTGGCAAGC GTTCAATGAATTTGGTACTGATGGAGGACTTGCTGCAAAGGAGTTGGCTCCCAAATTTTCTGTTTTGAAAGATCACCTGTCTTCCAAAATGGGGTTTGCATTACCAGATGTAGAT CCTATTCATTTGGCTGGAGCTGTGATAGCTCTGAAAGGTTTGGGAGGCATTCTGTTTGTACTTAACAGTAATATTGGAGCTTTTCTTCTG ATCATTCAATTGGCATTTACCACTCCCCTCATCTATGATTTCTACAACTTCAGTCCAGACACTCCCAAATTTGGTGTACTCTTGAATGATTTCTTGCAG CAAGCGGCACTTGTCGGTGCACTGTTTTTCTTCATAGGGATGAAGAACTCAATTACTAAGAGGGGGCAAGTCACCAAGAAGAAGATCCACAAAACCAAAACTGGTTAG